Proteins found in one Arachis stenosperma cultivar V10309 chromosome 8, arast.V10309.gnm1.PFL2, whole genome shotgun sequence genomic segment:
- the LOC130943796 gene encoding protein SOSEKI 3-like isoform X1: MSGGGGVIVNVGMMEARMKKYRQVSPERAKVWTEKSPKYHQNRKVPVIYYLCRNRQLEHPHFMEVPLTSPEGLYLRDVIDRLNALRGRGMASLYSWSCKRSYKNGFVWHDLCQDDLILPAHGNEYVLKGSELFDESNSDRFSPINNVKIQSLKQLPEPVTCRSHDGASTSSSLNGKEARNSQDDDELSTGQRSGSSDVSPESRAGKSDSTNLSLPEYKIYKSEKLSDASTQTEEPKSITKTQKTCTRGVSTEDASMESECHEIHQDEVPHVTENSEICRETISPPPSTSSPTSSGGKIETLESLIRADLSKMNRFRIMDEEGRMPTNTRLKASNLLMQLISCGSISVKNHSLGLIPSYKAKFSNGKFPSPLFSTSVVLGEFDCLAENPKVMGLRLEDKEYFSGSIVDSKLSNEQGDGPNVLKRSSSYNAERSSEELKSQDIEESSSGHSKCILQSVKASLTKQPRSESMRYTVSDGPRKSMDRVDGSGVSPVPSYGSSKRITEPSSAKKQSKMIESFEEEKVIKIEESLLQELGL; encoded by the exons ATGAGTGGGGGTGGTGGGGTTATTGTGAACGTGGGAATGATGGAAGCAAGGATGAAGAAATACCGACAAGTGAGTCCTGAAAGGGCCAAAGTGTGGACAGAGAAGTCACCAAAGTATCACCAGAATAGGAAGGTTCCTGTCATTTACTATCTTTGCAGGAACAGGCAGCTAGAACACCCTCATTTCATGGAGGTTCCTCTTACATCCCCTGAAGGCCTATACTTGAGAG ATGTGATTGATAGACTTAATGCATTGAGAGGTAGAGGCATGGCTTCCTTGTATTCATGGTCTTGTAAGAG AAGCTACAAGAATGGTTTTGTGTGGCATGATCTCTGTCAGGATGATCTAATTCTACCTGCCCATGGGAATGAGTATGTCCTCAAAGGTTCTGAACTCTTTGATGAATCAAATTCAG ATCGATTTAGCCCGATTAACAATGTCAAAATACAAAGCCTGAAGCAGTTACCAGAGCCAGTCACTTGTAGGAGCCATGATGGAGCTTCCACTTCTTCTAGCCTGAATGGGAAAGAAGCAAGAAACTCTCAAGATGATGATGAGCTTTCCACAGGACAACGCAGCGGTTCCTCTGATGTTTCTCCAGAGTCTAGAGCTGGAAAAAGTGATTCTACTAACTTGTCATTGCCAGAGTACAAAATCTACAAGAGTGAAAAATTGTCAGATGCTTCAACTCAGACAGAAGAACCTAAGAGTATAACCAAAACACAGAAAACTTGTACCAGGGGCGTATCAACAGAAGATGCATCAATGGAATCTGAATGCCATGAGATACATCAAGATGAAGTGCCACATGTGACTGAAAATTCAGAAATCTGTAGGGAAACCATTTCTCCTCCTCCTTCGACTTCTAGTCCCACATCTTCTGGAGGGAAGATTGAAACTTTGGAATCCTTGATTAGAGCTGATTTGAGTAAAATGAACAGATTTAGGATCATGGATGAGGAGGGACGAATGCCAACCAACACAAGGCTGAAAGCCTCAAATCTGCTGATGCAACTGATCTCGTGTGGATCAATATCGGTGAAAAACCACAGTCTTGGCCTTATTCCTTCCTATAAGGCCAAGTTTTCCAATGGAAAATTCCCTTCTCCATTGTTCTCGACTTCTGTCGTGTTGGGGGAATTCGATTGCCTAGCTGAGAATCCAAAGGTTATGGGTCTCAGATTGGAAGACAAAGAGTACTTTAGTGGGAGCATAGTTGATTCTAAATTATCAAATGAACAAGGAGATGGACCTAATGTTCTGAAACGCTCTTCTTCCTACAATGCTGAGAG GTCAAGTGAAGAGCTGAAATCACAAGACATAGAGGAATCATCCTCAGGACATTCCAAATGCATTTTGCAGTCGGTTAAGGCTTCATTGACCAAGCAGCCACGAAGTGAATCCATGAGATACACAGTTTCTGATGGACCAAGAAAATCCATGGATAGAGTTGATGGCTCAGGCGTATCGCCAGTACCATCCTATGGTAGCAGCAAAAGAATCACCGAACCTTCATCAGCAaaaaagcaatcaaagatgatAGAGTCTTTTGAGGAGGAGAAGGTGATCAAAATTGAAGAAA GCTTGCTTCAGGAGCTCGGGTTATAA
- the LOC130945035 gene encoding uncharacterized protein LOC130945035 has protein sequence MILFNSMEDLKHSLLYTTLELQQTRAAVHEELKKRDEQLLILKDLLNKTIRERDEANDKCQRLLLEKLLLQQHNNNGAAPVSGISSIEDDHRRNNNNNNINTTSSDCEESIVSSPVIEHHLSATESAMIEAVTPTGPLPEKGKLLQAVMKAGPLLQTLLLAGPLPQWRHPPPPLESFEIPPVTIPSPPLLHQDANNNNNSRKREFCDASESSPIETKYQRVALH, from the coding sequence ATGATCCTTTTCAATTCAATGGAGGACCTCAAACACTCTCTTCTATACACCACTCTGGAGCTTCAACAAACTAGAGCTGCAGTTCATGAGGAACTCAAGAAGAGAGATGAACAACTCCTCATCCTCAAGGATCTGCTCAACAAGACCATCAGAGAAAGAGATGAAGCCAATGACAAATGccagagacttctcttggagaagcttcttcttcagcaaCACAATAATAATGGTGCTGCTCCTGTCTCTGGAATCTCAAGCATTGAAGATGACCACAGaagaaacaacaacaacaacaacatcaacaCCACCTCATCAGACTGTGAAGAAAGCATTGTGTCATCACCAGTGATTGAGCACCACTTGTCAGCAACAGAGTCTGCCATGATTGAAGCAGTGACACCAACAGGGCCACTTCCAGAAAAGGGTAAGCTGTTGCAGGCAGTGATGAAAGCAGGTCCTCTGCTTCAAACCCTGCTTCTTGCAGGCCCACTCCCTCAATGGAGACACCCTCCACCGCCCCTTGAGTCCTTTGAGATTCCACCTGTCACTATTCCTTCACCACCACTACTCCATCAAGATgctaacaacaacaacaacagcagAAAAAGAGAATTTTGTGATGCCTCTGAGTCTTCTCCAATTGAGACCAAGTACCAAAGGGTTGCACTTCACTGA
- the LOC130943796 gene encoding protein SOSEKI 3-like isoform X2 produces MSGGGGVIVNVGMMEARMKKYRQVSPERAKVWTEKSPKYHQNRKVPVIYYLCRNRQLEHPHFMEVPLTSPEGLYLRDVIDRLNALRGRGMASLYSWSCKRSYKNGFVWHDLCQDDLILPAHGNEYVLKGSELFDESNSDRFSPINNVKIQSLKQLPEPVTCRSHDGASTSSSLNGKEARNSQDDDELSTGQRSGSSDVSPESRAGKSDSTNLSLPEYKIYKSEKLSDASTQTEEPKSITKTQKTCTRGVSTEDASMESECHEIHQDEVPHVTENSEICRETISPPPSTSSPTSSGGKIETLESLIRADLSKMNRFRIMDEEGRMPTNTRLKASNLLMQLISCGSISVKNHSLGLIPSYKAKFSNGKFPSPLFSTSVVLGEFDCLAENPKVMGLRLEDKEYFSGSIVDSKLSNEQGDGPNVLKRSSSYNAERSSEELKSQDIEESSSGHSKCILQSVKASLTKQPRSESMRYTVSDGPRKSMDRVDGSGVSPVPSYGSSKRITEPSSAKKQSKMIESFEEEKVIKIEES; encoded by the exons ATGAGTGGGGGTGGTGGGGTTATTGTGAACGTGGGAATGATGGAAGCAAGGATGAAGAAATACCGACAAGTGAGTCCTGAAAGGGCCAAAGTGTGGACAGAGAAGTCACCAAAGTATCACCAGAATAGGAAGGTTCCTGTCATTTACTATCTTTGCAGGAACAGGCAGCTAGAACACCCTCATTTCATGGAGGTTCCTCTTACATCCCCTGAAGGCCTATACTTGAGAG ATGTGATTGATAGACTTAATGCATTGAGAGGTAGAGGCATGGCTTCCTTGTATTCATGGTCTTGTAAGAG AAGCTACAAGAATGGTTTTGTGTGGCATGATCTCTGTCAGGATGATCTAATTCTACCTGCCCATGGGAATGAGTATGTCCTCAAAGGTTCTGAACTCTTTGATGAATCAAATTCAG ATCGATTTAGCCCGATTAACAATGTCAAAATACAAAGCCTGAAGCAGTTACCAGAGCCAGTCACTTGTAGGAGCCATGATGGAGCTTCCACTTCTTCTAGCCTGAATGGGAAAGAAGCAAGAAACTCTCAAGATGATGATGAGCTTTCCACAGGACAACGCAGCGGTTCCTCTGATGTTTCTCCAGAGTCTAGAGCTGGAAAAAGTGATTCTACTAACTTGTCATTGCCAGAGTACAAAATCTACAAGAGTGAAAAATTGTCAGATGCTTCAACTCAGACAGAAGAACCTAAGAGTATAACCAAAACACAGAAAACTTGTACCAGGGGCGTATCAACAGAAGATGCATCAATGGAATCTGAATGCCATGAGATACATCAAGATGAAGTGCCACATGTGACTGAAAATTCAGAAATCTGTAGGGAAACCATTTCTCCTCCTCCTTCGACTTCTAGTCCCACATCTTCTGGAGGGAAGATTGAAACTTTGGAATCCTTGATTAGAGCTGATTTGAGTAAAATGAACAGATTTAGGATCATGGATGAGGAGGGACGAATGCCAACCAACACAAGGCTGAAAGCCTCAAATCTGCTGATGCAACTGATCTCGTGTGGATCAATATCGGTGAAAAACCACAGTCTTGGCCTTATTCCTTCCTATAAGGCCAAGTTTTCCAATGGAAAATTCCCTTCTCCATTGTTCTCGACTTCTGTCGTGTTGGGGGAATTCGATTGCCTAGCTGAGAATCCAAAGGTTATGGGTCTCAGATTGGAAGACAAAGAGTACTTTAGTGGGAGCATAGTTGATTCTAAATTATCAAATGAACAAGGAGATGGACCTAATGTTCTGAAACGCTCTTCTTCCTACAATGCTGAGAG GTCAAGTGAAGAGCTGAAATCACAAGACATAGAGGAATCATCCTCAGGACATTCCAAATGCATTTTGCAGTCGGTTAAGGCTTCATTGACCAAGCAGCCACGAAGTGAATCCATGAGATACACAGTTTCTGATGGACCAAGAAAATCCATGGATAGAGTTGATGGCTCAGGCGTATCGCCAGTACCATCCTATGGTAGCAGCAAAAGAATCACCGAACCTTCATCAGCAaaaaagcaatcaaagatgatAGAGTCTTTTGAGGAGGAGAAGGTGATCAAAATTGAAGAAAGTTAA